Below is a window of Salvelinus alpinus chromosome 5, SLU_Salpinus.1, whole genome shotgun sequence DNA.
gcgttgcagtttttgacacaaaccggtgcacctggcacctactaccatacccgttgaaagacacttaaatcttttgtcttgcccattcaccctctgaatggcacacatacacaatccatgtctcaattatctcaaggcttaaaatccttctttaacctgtctcctccacttcatctacactgattgaagtggatttaacaagtgacatcaataagggatcatagctttcacttggattcacctggccagtctatgtcatggaaagagcatgttcccaaagttttgtacactcagcgtatgTATATCCTGTTCTTCGAGTGCCGTTGcgttgtgtgtgagtgagttttGAGTCTGACCATTATATGTCTAAGCCGCTCCTTGTGTTCTGATTGGCTGATGGCCTTGGTCAGCTGACCGAGGTAGCGGAGATTGATGCCCTTCTGGTGTAGCGCCTGCTTCAGCGTAGCGCCATCTAGAGGCATCTCACTGCCCTGCAGGCATGCCTCCAcctgagacacacagacagctagagtAAGAGACAGGTTACGACAGGTTGATAAACTGAACTCCAGGAATAGAGAGCTCCACTCACGATGGCAGGTATCTGTTGTGTGATGATGGAGGCTGCAGCCTCTCTAAGTAGCCTTTCCTGCAGCCTCACGACCTCATGGTCACTCTTGGGGAACGTCACGTCTGAACACACAGAGgggtgagacagagacagggtcAACTTTTACACTCTGGTATGCCACAGCAGTGGTTTTGTCTCAGCTGTATGGGGAAGGGgagggtgtgtgttgtgtgtgttcgtgcatgtGTGGAGCAGATGGGATACCTGGGGAGAACACGCTGGGGTTGAAGCGCATCTCAAAGATGATGTCACTGACTGATCCCACATCTTTACAAGCACCTCTCACTGCATCTGTACCTCGATGGTCACCtggtaacacatacacacacaaaataacatgTCAGCTCTGATAGTCTTGAAATCTAGAGCAAAAATAAAAACGGCCTTtcctcacctgcttttacacacTCCTCCACGCCTCCATTCTCTTCCATCCTTTCTTTGCAGCGGCGAGTGAACTGGGACTGTctggaacagagggagggaacaatcttaaaaacaacacaatacaacaaaaacatttaGAAATGTGACATCTTACTGCAGAGTTACTGTAAACGTCAGACTGTCCCACATGCATACAGTACATAAGAACTATTCCTACAGTATAGCTAACTAGAGGTGTATAGTACTGACTTTTCCTGGATGAAGGCCTGCAGCAGCTCTGGTCTTAGCCTGCAGAGGCCATGAGGGAACCTCCTGGGCAGACCTGAAGTGCTCTGGTACTGCTCTGGCCAGCCCTCCTCCCATGACCCGTCCTTCTTCTCCActtcctccctctgcctccctccctcaggGCAGTAGTTGGCATCGGCCGGCAGGCTCCTGAAGAGGTCTAGCAGGTAGAACCTCCCATCAGCCCCCAGCAGCCCCTGGGCGTCAAGTGCGGTGAACAGGGGCACCTGGTGGCCGTTGGGCCCCACTACAGCGTGTCTCTGCAGGCTGAGGCCTTTAGCAGCCTGAGCCAGCAGCTCCAAGAGACAACGTCGGTGGGGGGACTCCTGGGGCCCAGCGCCCACCCCGTACAGAATAcccctgggggagagagagagggagaaggagggagagagggggagagcgaggaaaggagtgagagggggagagagagatagggggagtgagagggagggtgTGAGAGAAGGTAGGAGAAGGTGAGGGTGGCATGCCCCCGACAAAGACTAACTGCAGGTGCAAACACTGTCCTAATTAAACAAATCACTGGGGAGCATATAAAAGCTAATGTTTATGTTCTTAttgagttgtacctggtaggagCAGAGGGGCCCTGGTCCTGCTCTGGGCTCTCCAGGCCAGGGGCCAGGCCTTGGGCAGACAGACGGATCCCCCTGTAGTCCACGGTGGCGGTGGGCAGGGTGTGGAGGCCCTGGAGCGCCCCCTCCAGGTCACTGTAGGACTGTACACCCCTCAGCTCCAGCCTCTGGGCCACCCTGGGAGGGAGGGGTGTGTTGTTATACAGCAGCATGATGGGTTCAACAGGATTTTTTCTATGATTTTACACTATGAAAAAGACTGGTCATTCTCTAGCTACATACAATGAGATCCTCTGAAGACAAGCTGAACAAGATCTTACCTGCGTCCCCTCTCGCCCCCTAACGCCATCCCTGCTCCTCCCTGGCTCAGGAACAGCCCGCCCCACAGGAAGGCGGGGTCATCAGGACCTCCACTGATAGGCTCTACACAGCCGTCAATAACAGTCTCCGCACCCTGGGCCACTGCCCACACAAACGCACTGTTCACCTGAATGAGAAAGAATAATGTATTTCCTAGAAATGTCTAAATAGCCTTACAGTTCAAGCACAGCAGCATGACAGATCCTGTTTTGAGAGCAACAATAACAGCTTGTCAGCAGTGAATACTTCCTGGAGGACTCCTAGTGAGTATgacgtgtgtgtacctgtagtagagctctgtctctctgtagtctctcCTCCTGACTGCCCTGAGGCAGATCTCTGGCTGCCTGTAGCTCCTCGTTCCAGTCTGGAACCTTCACATCACAAACACCATATCAATCAGTTAattggtcagtcagtcagtcacttggTCGATTGGTTTTTCGTCCGTCCGTCCTTTGGCCAAAACACTGAGAAGAGctgttaaactgtgtgtgtgtgtgtgggtgacacAGACCTGTGCTCCAGAGTGTTGATCCAGTCCCAGCCTGCTGAGAGGATTTCTGTGGGAGTGGGAGGCTGATGGGGAACCCAGCCAGCTCAGTGTGCGGTAGGGAGTCAGCATCATTTCTACTGGTGGCAGTTGGggcctacagggagacagacactaCATTACACACACGGAACATAGGGtccgtcactgtgtgtgtgtgtgtgcgtgtgtgcgtgtgcgtgtgcgtgtgcgtgtgcgtgtgcgcgcgtgtgtgtgtgtgtgtgtgtgtgtgtgtgtgtgtgtgtgtgtgtgtgtgtgtgtgtgtgtgtgtgtgtgtgtgtgtgtgtgtgtgtgtgtgtgtgtgtgtgtgtgtgtctgttacctggctCTGAGAGTGGCGAGTGCCTGTTTGAAGGCAGGACTGATGTGAGAGAGCAGGTCAGTGAGGCagtgactgactggagaggacgAGGTTGGCCGAGGATCAAACACCTCTACTGTAGACCtagaacacacacaacacacattgcTGTTGTCATTGCTGTGATAATAACAATATGTAGCTGGGATATATTGACTGAAGTAATCTCGTATGGATAACATGTAGAGTGGGGtccgaaatgattgacaccctcgaTAAAGATTAGCAATATTGacagtataaaataaataattcacatATTGaatgggaaattatattatgttATACTCATACAAATGCTCAAAGAaagagcaattgtattagtataaagtaATATAATTTCCCTATATTTTTGCAtaaaatatagctcagtatttgaatcatttattttatacagtcattatagttcatctttatcaagggtgtcaatcatttcagaccccAATGTATATGCCTGTTACTTCTGAGAACCTCACCTATTCAGGAAGAATCCTCGTGGACAGGATGTGATGTCACATTTGCGACTCTCTAGGGTCACCACAGTGATGTACAGGAAGTCCCCTTGTAGCTTTCTGTGCCCAGGGGGCGGGTTCCAACAACTGAGTGACAGGTCCTGCAGAAAACTGGGAACCTTAGGAGAGAGgcacagagtcagagagagaagagtgtgtgtgtgtatgtgtgtgtgtatgtgtgtgtgtgtacctctggcTGAGTGTTGTGAGGCAGCATGGCCAGTAGTGGTCTCTCTGCGGCTCCAGGGAGGAGGTACTCAGGAGGAGCGCCATCCTGATTGGCCGGGTCAGTCTTTGTGTTGCTGGACGAGCGTTTCAGGCTTTTCCCATTGGCTTGGACAGAAGAGTCTACAAAACatgcagaaagagaggagaatggGCAATATACTTGTTAGTGTTCTAAGCTGTACGAATAGAGGGGCTCTTTTTCATGGTCCTTCGAGCTGGATAGGAACAATTACCTTGGAAATATGACGAGTGTGGGATtccttacagtgtgtgtgtgtgtttgtgtgtgttaatgtgtttgTCACGTGCGTacctgtagagtgtgtgtgtgtcagtgagtccAGCAGGCTAGGTGATCGTCCTTCCATCAGAGTATCGTTTGGTCCAACAGCTCTCAGCAGCTCCAGCACACGAGCCAGATGAACCCTTGCAGATCTGGGGGAGTATGGCTCTGGAGAACAGAGGACAAAAGACAAGCCATACTCCAATGAGCACGATGGTTAATTGTTATAGTTCTACAGGCACTGACCTGTCCCGCTGACACATGCACGTGCAcatgcacgcgcgcacacacacacacacacacattaaaacatGAACTCACGAATGCATGAACACACGAACaaacgtacatacacacacacacctctctctctcttgactctctacctcacacacacacacacacacctctctctcgctTGACTCTCtacctcacatacacacacaggcatagacctgccctgctgctgggtttttccctgGCTGTTTCGTATTCAGACAGAAAAGCAGTCTGGTTGGCAGAAAGATTATCAATGTGCCAAGCCTGCTGCTTTGATGTTCTCAACCCATCCAGTACTTTGATGTTAACTGAGTCAgcagtggtagagagagaaagaacaagtaAATAAAATAATGCCTTTCGTGAACTAACACTCGCACTTTACCTTTTTCCCctttactagctctgactttgctgttAGCTACTAtgacctagctatcttaagatgaatgcactaactgtatgttgctctggataagagtgtctgctaaattactcaaatttAAATTCAAAAaggcagaggaagagaaagaaagaacgaaaaaaagaaagaaagaaagaaagaaaggggaagacagagaggctaagtctcaaatggcactcatatacagtatatagtaggccctggtcaagagtagtgcactactaagggaatagggtgccatttgggatgtagccatgGAGACAGTAGTATTGTATGTAATGTAGTTCTTCTCCTACCATCCACCAGGCGGAGCGTGGCTCCTGGTCTGAGGTTCTTCAGGCtctgcagctctgtcagggggTCAAGGGTCATCCCAGAGAGGGCCAATGAGAGGCTGGAGCGAGGAaacacctcctctctccccaacACCGCCATCACAGCCTCCTGaaccaaccagaaaccatggaccTACGGAGATACACacaattattgtatttttttatcataaagaataaggttttgaagtgtctgtcctatatataGGAGATaaaagaaagctcaggaaatattttcgttttttggacacatattgaacctcttatttttgttggcacaaaactacctccatacttccattcatttgcaTGGGTTacattcagacgagtcctgtgacacttgtggatGGGTCCtaaagcaaaacggagaacaccatcgtgttcgtgagtctcccctttccatagtggcgttatattagtttgtagtccCAACGGTTCGAAAGCATTATCAGagaaacaccgctgtagctccagtgcattttgtattattctgtatgtgaaTCCGAGACACTCTATTTAGtttgatatgttacatttggtatggttacataagtc
It encodes the following:
- the LOC139576676 gene encoding clustered mitochondria protein homolog translates to MKDKVKRGGGGDQGTSDTLTLTIGKTAAGTKEEENPSFLVKIQGAGVEPFELQVHGFWLVQEAVMAVLGREEVFPRSSLSLALSGMTLDPLTELQSLKNLRPGATLRLVDEPYSPRSARVHLARVLELLRAVGPNDTLMEGRSPSLLDSLTHTHSTDSSVQANGKSLKRSSSNTKTDPANQDGAPPEYLLPGAAERPLLAMLPHNTQPEVPSFLQDLSLSCWNPPPGHRKLQGDFLYITVVTLESRKCDITSCPRGFFLNRSTVEVFDPRPTSSSPVSHCLTDLLSHISPAFKQALATLRARPQLPPVEMMLTPYRTLSWLGSPSASHSHRNPLSRLGLDQHSGAQVPDWNEELQAARDLPQGSQEERLQRDRALLQVNSAFVWAVAQGAETVIDGCVEPISGGPDDPAFLWGGLFLSQGGAGMALGGERGRRVAQRLELRGVQSYSDLEGALQGLHTLPTATVDYRGIRLSAQGLAPGLESPEQDQGPSAPTRGILYGVGAGPQESPHRRCLLELLAQAAKGLSLQRHAVVGPNGHQVPLFTALDAQGLLGADGRFYLLDLFRSLPADANYCPEGGRQREEVEKKDGSWEEGWPEQYQSTSGLPRRFPHGLCRLRPELLQAFIQEKQSQFTRRCKERMEENGGVEECVKAGDHRGTDAVRGACKDVGSVSDIIFEMRFNPSVFSPDVTFPKSDHEVVRLQERLLREAAASIITQQIPAIVEACLQGSEMPLDGATLKQALHQKGINLRYLGQLTKAISQSEHKERLRHIMRLAVGEIVVRSSRRIFNNFLQGVEVSSLSAAVSHFLCCLLVAHYSTAPTGEEPKKRSRRRGRGGGASDSTAWSALSGAELWILIGQDAAETYDITHGLGSTADHLVETYGLQKVSLLREFCLKTGLQLRLREYFFDNRTKAPIGPDDVLNIFPVVKHVTMTTHDASRAFRAAQSSVQKGMMEQAYERLKEAAYLFGRVCDDLNAEACSCLSLMARVAYLQGQPTEARSVQLKAVVISERVLGFDHPNTIQQYALLAVYVFAGGESTLAQRCLFRARLLMLTVHGEDHPYTATLDSCLGLVLPTEQAGQFLQSALKINTSFFGPTDVHTALSQHLLSQWMCGVGDYRSAMNHEKEALSAFTSLYGEDHPQRRCSYEFLRSITQQAVRVERSLRQGGNPLTAEGQSLSPSAETTLEQLALVTGIRTPSHSDRLLEFKQKLMEQREAEEAANAKPDNTHTETVNGKEVKTPEREEEEDGVVQETTSEELPKEVDPEKNTADKQTVDGHQLEANDWSEDVGSVVKSIVVEEGSAVEGSAAESKAVESGAVVESSERDGDEDRAAPEAEQHTGTEDGEANLMATEEMQTEPVRDCIEESQSLTQNGGLESEGNQSDNDVEVANEKPGSDKVSGVNGTPSTSNDQSEPQEVFANRDASTTISQTK